In Lentimicrobium sp. L6, the following proteins share a genomic window:
- a CDS encoding endonuclease/exonuclease/phosphatase family protein, with product MSYALVLDHFQFFNESTIADSKASSFAILSFNARNLSNNNLSVGDKSIRNEIAGYVESQNADLICFQEFQSYPTKGVNSVEDYKKKLQRPHVFSAPYLKKNNHQFLDLLVMYSKYTIKNSKTFYMDGKIYGFYVDLEIENEMIRLFNLHLESNHFNKNDYDIFSDKEVNLNQKKRNQVVLLVQKLKKYSVKRSYQARTIRTEIEDSPYPVIVAGDFNDTPASYIYHHIRQDLLDAFKLKGSGYSNTYNGNLPPMRIDFMLFDPQMKIHDYQVLKPDLSDHYPILTHFTIQ from the coding sequence ATGAGCTATGCCCTTGTTTTAGATCATTTTCAGTTTTTCAATGAAAGTACAATTGCCGATTCAAAAGCCTCCTCTTTTGCGATCCTCTCCTTTAATGCTCGAAACTTGAGTAATAATAACTTAAGCGTTGGTGATAAGTCGATTAGAAATGAAATAGCTGGATATGTAGAAAGTCAGAATGCAGATTTGATTTGCTTTCAAGAATTTCAATCTTACCCAACCAAAGGCGTAAATTCTGTTGAAGATTATAAGAAAAAGCTTCAAAGACCTCATGTTTTTAGTGCTCCATATCTGAAGAAAAACAATCATCAGTTTTTAGACCTTTTGGTGATGTACTCTAAGTATACCATCAAGAACTCGAAGACTTTTTATATGGATGGAAAGATTTATGGATTTTATGTGGATCTTGAAATTGAGAATGAGATGATTCGACTGTTTAACCTTCATTTGGAATCTAATCATTTCAACAAAAATGATTATGATATCTTTAGCGATAAGGAAGTGAATTTAAATCAGAAAAAAAGAAACCAAGTGGTATTATTAGTTCAGAAGTTGAAGAAATACAGTGTAAAAAGATCCTATCAAGCTCGAACCATAAGAACAGAAATAGAAGATAGCCCTTATCCTGTAATTGTTGCTGGTGATTTTAATGATACACCAGCATCCTATATCTATCATCATATTCGACAAGATTTGTTAGATGCTTTTAAGCTAAAAGGGAGCGGTTACTCCAATACGTATAATGGTAATCTTCCACCCATGCGAATTGACTTTATGCTTTTCGATCCACAAATGAAAATACATGATTATCAGGTTTTGAAACCTGATTTATCCGATCACTATCCAATACTCACTCATTTTACTATTCAATAA
- a CDS encoding response regulator transcription factor: protein MKNRIIAIDDEQSIRFIIENTFKKDFDISTFKNGEEALVSMQTGEIPDLIICDIEMPVMNGFEFIKQVRASGFFDDIPLLMLSGKENSADRINCFDSGADDYIIKPFNPKELLARVKRRMKTIDVHTSRKGH, encoded by the coding sequence ATGAAAAACAGAATAATTGCAATAGACGATGAGCAAAGCATCCGCTTTATTATCGAGAATACTTTCAAAAAAGACTTTGATATTTCTACTTTTAAGAACGGAGAAGAAGCGCTAGTTTCCATGCAGACAGGTGAGATTCCAGATTTAATCATTTGTGATATTGAGATGCCAGTTATGAATGGTTTCGAATTTATCAAACAAGTAAGAGCCAGTGGCTTTTTTGATGATATACCTTTGCTCATGCTTAGTGGAAAAGAAAACAGTGCCGATAGAATTAATTGTTTTGATTCGGGCGCTGATGATTATATCATTAAGCCATTTAATCCGAAAGAATTACTGGCACGAGTTAAAAGAAGGATGAAGACTATAGATGTACATACCTCAAGAAAAGGTCATTAA
- a CDS encoding DNA polymerase III subunit alpha, with protein sequence MYLNVHSYYSMRYGTIPVEALVRKAKAMGLPKLVLTDINNTTGILDFVKLTKEEGIQPVGGVDVRNGDSSLYILIAKNNSGFFEINHFLSEHHLAKSEYPVEAPSFKEVFVIYPLEACPKRELMEYERVGIRPRQLLSLFTHELSRYAAHLVILQSVSFQNAKYYELHQHLRAIQHNVLFSRLQDSFLGHAEDLFVSREYLQKKYEQHQQIIVNTERLLALCHLDFDFSTIKNKATFTGDKEDDRIFLEKLSLDGFKYRYPNAGMKVQKRLKHELKIIHELGFSAYFLITWDVIRYSMARGFYHVGRGSGANSLVAYCLKITDVDPIELDLYFERFLNPKRTSPPDFDIDYSWKERDEVIDYIFKRYGREHTALLGTITTFKGKSIYRELGKVYGLPKEEIDRLVKYPEQELNKNEITSKIASIAKLMMGYPNMRSIHAGGILISEEPINNFGALDLPPKNFPTIQWDMYVAESMGFEKLDILSQRGIGHIKEAVDIILENQKRVVDVHAIQEFKQDPAIMETLRKGETIGCFYVESPAMRQLLKKLKCSDYLTLVAASSIIRPGVARSGMMKEYIQRFHKPDGFEYLHPVMKEQLEETYGVMVYQEDVLKVCHHFAGLDMADADVLRRAMSGKYRSKKEFQKIIDKFFSNCAKRGYSESLTKEVWRQIESFAGYSFSKAHSASYAVESYQSLFLKSHYPLEFITAVINNFGGFYSSWLYFNEARVLGAELELPCANNSRYKTRLQGKTIYVGFIHVQGLERKLAFELERNREEFGPYQDLADFVGRVHVGIEMIVLLIRVGAFRFTKKIKAELLWEVHMLLGKKQPRNQIESLFKPAVNHYRLPQFTHENVEDAYDEIELIGFPLTMSFFDLLQTNYRGVVKSPDLSSYLGQKIRMLGQLVTIKYVKTIKQEYMNFGTFLDFEGRFFDTVHFPNSLKFYPFRGDGMYLILGKVVQEFGFASIEVEKMAKMPLTSDPRAVD encoded by the coding sequence ATGTATTTAAATGTTCATAGCTATTATAGTATGCGATATGGTACCATTCCTGTGGAGGCTTTGGTGCGTAAGGCTAAAGCTATGGGGCTACCGAAATTGGTTCTGACGGATATTAATAATACAACAGGAATTCTCGATTTTGTAAAGTTAACAAAGGAGGAGGGTATTCAGCCAGTGGGTGGTGTGGATGTGAGAAATGGGGATTCGAGTTTATATATTTTGATAGCAAAAAATAATAGCGGTTTTTTTGAGATCAATCACTTTTTAAGTGAACATCATCTTGCTAAATCCGAATATCCCGTTGAGGCGCCTTCTTTTAAAGAAGTATTTGTGATTTATCCTCTAGAGGCTTGCCCCAAACGAGAACTGATGGAGTATGAACGAGTGGGGATTCGGCCTAGGCAGTTGTTGTCTTTATTTACTCACGAGCTGTCTCGTTATGCTGCTCATCTCGTCATCCTTCAATCGGTCAGCTTTCAGAATGCTAAATATTACGAGCTTCATCAGCATTTACGGGCTATTCAGCATAATGTCCTCTTCTCTCGCCTTCAAGACAGCTTTTTAGGTCACGCTGAGGATTTGTTTGTGAGTCGCGAATACCTTCAGAAGAAATATGAGCAACATCAGCAGATTATAGTAAACACGGAGCGTTTGTTGGCTTTATGTCATCTTGATTTCGACTTCTCCACCATTAAAAATAAAGCCACTTTTACCGGAGACAAAGAGGACGATCGTATCTTTCTAGAGAAGCTCAGCCTCGATGGTTTTAAGTATCGCTATCCAAATGCAGGCATGAAAGTTCAAAAACGATTGAAGCATGAATTAAAAATTATTCATGAGCTGGGTTTTTCGGCTTATTTCCTCATTACCTGGGATGTGATTCGCTATTCCATGGCCAGAGGATTCTATCATGTGGGACGTGGGAGTGGAGCCAATAGTTTGGTAGCTTATTGTTTGAAAATCACAGATGTGGATCCCATTGAACTGGATTTGTATTTCGAACGTTTTTTAAATCCCAAGAGAACTTCTCCTCCCGATTTTGATATCGATTATTCCTGGAAAGAGCGCGACGAGGTGATTGATTATATTTTTAAAAGATATGGGCGAGAGCATACAGCTTTGCTAGGAACCATCACTACCTTTAAAGGGAAATCCATTTATAGAGAACTGGGAAAAGTTTATGGTTTGCCTAAGGAAGAAATAGACAGGTTGGTGAAATATCCTGAACAGGAATTGAATAAAAATGAAATCACTTCGAAGATTGCTTCTATCGCTAAATTAATGATGGGATATCCCAATATGAGAAGCATTCATGCGGGAGGAATATTGATTAGTGAAGAGCCTATCAATAATTTTGGAGCTTTGGACTTGCCACCTAAAAACTTTCCAACCATCCAGTGGGATATGTATGTGGCCGAAAGCATGGGCTTTGAAAAGTTGGACATTTTAAGTCAGCGCGGGATTGGGCATATTAAAGAAGCTGTCGATATTATTCTGGAAAATCAGAAGAGGGTGGTGGATGTACATGCCATTCAGGAATTCAAACAGGATCCTGCCATTATGGAGACCCTAAGAAAGGGGGAGACCATTGGCTGTTTTTATGTGGAAAGCCCGGCCATGCGGCAGTTATTGAAAAAACTCAAATGCAGCGACTATTTAACTTTGGTAGCTGCCAGTTCTATCATTAGACCGGGTGTGGCGCGTTCGGGAATGATGAAGGAATATATTCAACGCTTTCACAAGCCCGATGGTTTTGAATATCTACATCCGGTGATGAAGGAGCAATTAGAGGAAACCTATGGAGTGATGGTGTATCAGGAGGATGTATTGAAGGTTTGTCATCATTTTGCAGGTTTAGATATGGCCGATGCCGATGTTTTGAGGAGGGCCATGAGTGGAAAATATCGTAGTAAGAAAGAATTCCAGAAGATTATAGATAAGTTCTTTAGCAATTGTGCCAAACGAGGATATTCGGAGAGTTTGACCAAAGAGGTTTGGCGACAGATTGAGTCTTTTGCAGGTTATTCATTTTCAAAGGCACATTCGGCATCGTATGCCGTAGAGAGTTATCAGAGTTTATTTCTCAAAAGTCATTATCCATTGGAGTTTATCACTGCGGTAATTAATAATTTTGGTGGCTTTTATTCTTCTTGGCTCTATTTTAATGAAGCTCGTGTTTTAGGTGCTGAGTTGGAGTTGCCATGTGCAAATAATAGTCGCTATAAAACACGTTTGCAAGGGAAGACCATTTATGTGGGTTTTATTCATGTACAGGGTTTGGAGCGCAAGTTGGCTTTTGAGTTGGAGCGCAATAGAGAAGAATTTGGTCCTTACCAAGATTTAGCGGATTTTGTGGGACGGGTTCATGTGGGAATTGAGATGATTGTGCTGCTGATAAGGGTTGGAGCTTTCCGATTTACCAAAAAAATTAAAGCAGAACTGCTGTGGGAGGTACATATGCTATTGGGCAAAAAGCAGCCCAGAAACCAAATAGAAAGTCTGTTTAAACCTGCTGTAAATCATTATCGCTTGCCACAATTCACCCACGAAAATGTAGAGGATGCCTACGATGAAATTGAGCTCATCGGTTTTCCTTTGACCATGTCTTTCTTCGATTTGCTGCAGACCAATTACCGAGGAGTTGTGAAATCCCCGGACTTGTCCAGCTATCTTGGTCAAAAAATACGAATGCTTGGACAGCTAGTCACCATAAAATATGTGAAGACCATTAAACAAGAATATATGAATTTTGGAACTTTCCTCGATTTTGAGGGACGATTTTTCGATACCGTACATTTTCCTAATTCCTTGAAATTCTATCCATTTAGAGGCGATGGTATGTATCTGATTCTAGGAAAGGTGGTTCAGGAATTTGGTTTTGCCAGCATAGAAGTGGAAAAGATGGCCAAGATGCCTTTAACATCAGATCCTCGGGCGGTAGATTAA
- a CDS encoding TolC family protein, with the protein MEYSNISSYIKGILKIGMLYVCLLPLVLLGQGTGEAVNLGEDGINPLTDDITKKIPTLEVLIDSAIYNSHKLKYWDKEISISEYELKSTKREWSNFVYLNGEVKEGSWTSLVFIEDQLGNEVGTLGTTNQTRYSVGVSMRLPVYNVLDYGNRAKLAKMKIESNMEKKLDDQKTIRAEVINLYNELIIQQNMLKLDIDNIDFSTLTSEMAQREFQDGKISLADMSRVQDNLARARYRYVRTKIGFINAYVMLQEITGIKFAELNNWE; encoded by the coding sequence ATGGAATATTCTAATATATCATCATACATCAAAGGCATTCTGAAAATCGGAATGCTTTATGTTTGTTTACTCCCCTTAGTTTTATTAGGTCAAGGAACTGGTGAAGCTGTAAACTTAGGTGAAGATGGTATTAATCCATTGACAGATGATATCACAAAAAAAATACCAACTTTAGAGGTGTTGATTGATTCGGCAATCTATAATTCTCATAAGTTAAAGTACTGGGATAAAGAAATTTCAATATCGGAATATGAACTGAAATCCACAAAAAGAGAATGGTCTAATTTTGTTTATTTGAATGGTGAGGTTAAAGAGGGGAGTTGGACAAGTTTGGTTTTTATTGAAGATCAGTTGGGGAATGAAGTAGGAACTTTAGGAACTACAAATCAAACTAGATATTCTGTTGGGGTATCCATGAGACTTCCAGTTTATAATGTTTTAGATTATGGAAACAGAGCGAAATTGGCTAAGATGAAGATTGAAAGTAATATGGAGAAAAAGCTTGACGATCAAAAAACAATTCGTGCAGAAGTGATTAATTTATACAATGAGCTTATTATTCAGCAGAATATGCTGAAATTAGATATTGATAATATTGACTTTTCAACCTTAACATCAGAAATGGCTCAAAGGGAATTTCAAGATGGAAAGATAAGTTTGGCTGATATGTCACGAGTTCAAGATAATCTGGCAAGAGCTAGATATCGCTACGTAAGAACAAAAATTGGATTTATAAATGCATATGTCATGTTGCAAGAGATAACAGGCATAAAGTTTGCAGAACTAAATAACTGGGAATAA
- a CDS encoding aspartyl protease family protein, with translation MTTKIPLELIDLNGDGFHLAMTVEVNGVKLRMILDTGASRTVFDVNRIDSFVQNPEMELNEQLSTGLGTNDMQSNILQIDSFVIGELRIQEYSTVAIDMVHINQTYEILEMPLIDGVLGSDILHEFQAKIDYKTKELTLKFHKRKYPPLQH, from the coding sequence ATGACAACAAAGATTCCCTTAGAATTAATAGACTTAAATGGTGATGGCTTTCATTTAGCTATGACTGTAGAAGTGAATGGAGTGAAATTGAGGATGATATTAGATACTGGCGCATCCCGAACCGTATTTGATGTGAATAGGATAGATAGTTTTGTTCAGAACCCAGAAATGGAGCTTAACGAGCAATTAAGTACGGGATTGGGAACTAACGATATGCAGAGCAATATCCTTCAAATAGATTCCTTTGTGATTGGTGAGCTGAGGATTCAAGAGTATTCAACTGTAGCCATCGATATGGTTCATATCAATCAAACTTATGAGATTTTGGAAATGCCATTGATTGATGGAGTATTAGGAAGTGATATTTTGCATGAATTTCAAGCCAAGATAGATTATAAGACCAAAGAATTGACTTTGAAATTCCATAAGAGAAAGTATCCACCTCTTCAGCATTAA
- the uvrB gene encoding excinuclease ABC subunit UvrB yields MEFKLTAAFKPTGDQPEAIKQLTKGVIDEEPYQVLLGVTGSGKTYTVANVIQNLNRPTLILSHNKTLAAQLYSEFKQFFPENAVEYFVSYYDYYQPEAFLPTTNTYIEKDLSINDEIEKLRLSTTSSLLSGRRDVIVVSSVSCIYGLGNPEDFTSNVIELRVGDIINRDAFLRRLVDSLYSRSEVAFERSNFRVKGDTVDVFPAYADRAYRISFWGDEIEGLEIIDPISGYSEQKLDELTIYPATIFVTTKDKLNDSIKNIQLDLGKQMSFFQENGSGLEAKRLEDRVSYDVEMLKELGYCSGIENYSRYFDGRKPGSRPFCLLDYFPDDYLMVIDESHVTIPQLRAMYGGDRSRKQTLVEYGFRLPSAMDNRPLKFDEFESLVNQMIYVSATPADYELQQSEGVIVEQLIRPTGLLDPPIEIRPSMNQIDDLLDEIDSIVKKNERVLVTTLTKRMAEELTKYLLNLNIPTSYIHSDVDTLERVEIMQMLRRGDIDVLVGVNLLREGLDLPEVSLVAILDADKEGFLRSERSLTQTAGRAARNVNSKVIMYADKITESMRKTIEETERRREVQVAYNTKHGIIPTQIIKPLENALGNVMGKNSGPNPYFESNLKSGIAADPVIEYMSKDQLKKAIAKIQKEMKKVVKDLDFVEAARLRDEMMVLEEKLKKTGG; encoded by the coding sequence ATGGAATTTAAACTAACCGCTGCATTTAAACCCACAGGAGATCAACCTGAAGCCATTAAACAATTGACCAAGGGAGTGATAGACGAAGAGCCCTATCAGGTTTTATTGGGAGTTACAGGATCTGGAAAAACTTATACTGTTGCCAATGTCATTCAAAATTTGAATAGACCAACCTTAATTTTATCACATAATAAAACTTTGGCGGCTCAGTTATATTCAGAGTTTAAGCAATTCTTTCCTGAAAATGCAGTGGAATATTTTGTGAGTTATTACGATTATTATCAGCCAGAGGCTTTTTTGCCCACTACCAATACGTATATAGAAAAAGATTTGAGTATTAACGATGAAATTGAAAAGCTAAGATTGAGTACCACCAGTTCTTTATTGAGTGGCAGACGAGATGTTATCGTAGTAAGTTCTGTATCTTGTATTTATGGTTTGGGGAATCCCGAAGATTTTACAAGTAATGTGATTGAATTAAGAGTTGGAGATATCATAAATAGAGATGCTTTTTTGAGGAGGTTAGTGGATAGTCTTTACTCTAGAAGTGAGGTGGCTTTCGAGAGAAGTAATTTTCGAGTAAAAGGGGATACGGTTGATGTTTTTCCGGCATATGCCGATAGAGCCTACCGTATTAGCTTTTGGGGCGATGAGATTGAAGGTTTGGAAATTATTGATCCTATAAGTGGTTATTCAGAACAAAAGCTTGATGAATTGACTATTTATCCAGCGACCATTTTTGTCACCACAAAAGATAAACTCAACGATTCTATAAAAAACATACAGCTAGATTTGGGTAAGCAGATGAGCTTCTTTCAAGAAAACGGTAGTGGACTTGAGGCCAAAAGACTAGAGGATAGAGTAAGTTATGATGTGGAGATGCTAAAGGAATTAGGCTATTGTTCAGGAATAGAGAACTATTCTCGTTATTTTGATGGCAGGAAACCTGGTTCAAGACCATTTTGTTTACTCGATTATTTTCCAGATGATTATTTAATGGTGATTGATGAATCTCATGTGACTATTCCCCAGCTGAGAGCCATGTATGGAGGAGACAGATCGAGAAAGCAAACCCTTGTGGAATATGGTTTTCGTTTACCAAGCGCTATGGACAATAGACCATTGAAGTTCGACGAGTTTGAGAGTTTGGTGAATCAGATGATTTATGTGAGTGCTACGCCAGCAGATTATGAACTGCAACAATCAGAGGGTGTTATTGTGGAGCAATTGATTCGTCCTACGGGTTTATTAGACCCTCCTATAGAGATTCGCCCAAGTATGAATCAGATTGATGATTTGCTAGACGAGATTGATAGCATTGTAAAAAAGAATGAGCGAGTTTTGGTCACAACTTTAACCAAGCGAATGGCTGAGGAGCTCACCAAATACTTGTTAAACCTAAATATCCCAACCTCCTATATTCACTCCGATGTGGATACTTTAGAACGAGTGGAGATTATGCAAATGCTAAGAAGAGGAGATATTGATGTATTGGTAGGAGTGAACCTTTTGAGAGAAGGGTTGGACTTGCCGGAAGTGTCTCTCGTAGCCATCCTAGATGCTGATAAAGAAGGGTTTTTAAGATCGGAACGTTCCTTAACTCAAACAGCAGGTAGAGCAGCTAGAAATGTGAATTCAAAGGTAATCATGTATGCTGATAAAATAACCGAGAGCATGCGGAAAACCATAGAGGAGACTGAGCGCAGGAGAGAGGTTCAGGTAGCCTATAATACCAAGCACGGAATTATTCCAACTCAAATTATTAAGCCATTGGAAAATGCTTTAGGTAATGTGATGGGTAAGAACTCAGGACCCAATCCGTATTTCGAATCAAATCTAAAAAGTGGAATAGCAGCCGATCCTGTAATAGAATATATGTCAAAAGATCAATTGAAAAAAGCAATAGCCAAAATCCAAAAAGAAATGAAGAAAGTGGTGAAGGATTTGGATTTCGTGGAAGCTGCTCGTTTGAGAGATGAAATGATGGTATTAGAAGAAAAGTTAAAAAAAACTGGAGGTTAA
- a CDS encoding sugar transferase → MTETDKNKGRLLYIGRNSETIEYLQLQPEVTLIIKENGLAAINWINNNIDEFDSLDAIFCSLNIKGMNAYGLHNHMLFHNLLNKIPFIVIASKFEFQSREEAYESGVDDYYAMPLDIESLKMRIRFLKKFKASHDKIKQEIALKDFETHPYKTPFIKRSFDVIMSGGAILALSPLLIGAMIAIRLESKGKVFYASKRVGANFHEFDFYKFRSMYPDADQRLKDVAHLNQYKEEDVGDECPRCKSLPAGVFCSPVLKMDDGSNLCEYFYLKQKNAKAAFLKIENDPRITKVGKFIRNTSIDELPQLINILKGDMSVVGNRPLPVGEANAITKSKWARRFKAAAGLTGLWQVELRGNDGVMSEEERFELDNTYAENNSFWGDINLIFRTFKIFIQRGSV, encoded by the coding sequence ATGACTGAAACTGATAAAAACAAAGGTAGGTTGCTCTATATAGGTAGAAATTCCGAAACCATAGAATATTTACAATTACAACCAGAGGTCACTTTAATTATTAAAGAGAATGGCCTTGCTGCAATTAATTGGATTAATAATAATATTGATGAGTTTGATAGCCTTGATGCTATTTTCTGTTCACTCAATATTAAAGGAATGAATGCTTATGGTTTGCATAATCACATGCTATTTCATAATCTACTTAATAAAATTCCTTTTATTGTTATTGCGAGTAAATTTGAATTTCAGAGTCGAGAAGAGGCTTATGAATCAGGTGTAGATGATTATTATGCCATGCCGTTAGATATTGAAAGCCTGAAAATGCGTATCCGCTTTCTAAAAAAGTTTAAAGCATCTCACGATAAGATTAAGCAAGAGATTGCTTTGAAAGATTTTGAGACCCACCCTTATAAGACTCCTTTCATAAAGAGAAGCTTTGATGTGATTATGAGTGGAGGAGCCATTTTAGCGCTATCTCCTTTGTTAATTGGAGCCATGATAGCTATCAGATTGGAATCAAAAGGGAAAGTGTTTTATGCAAGTAAACGAGTCGGTGCAAATTTCCATGAGTTTGATTTTTATAAATTCCGATCTATGTATCCTGATGCAGACCAGAGATTAAAAGATGTTGCACATCTTAATCAATATAAAGAGGAGGATGTTGGAGATGAGTGTCCGAGGTGTAAATCCTTGCCTGCAGGGGTATTTTGTTCTCCAGTATTGAAGATGGATGACGGGTCGAATCTTTGTGAATATTTCTATTTGAAGCAAAAGAATGCCAAGGCAGCATTCTTGAAAATTGAAAACGATCCAAGAATTACAAAAGTAGGTAAGTTCATCAGGAACACAAGTATAGATGAGTTACCTCAACTGATTAACATCCTCAAAGGCGATATGTCGGTTGTTGGAAACAGACCATTACCAGTTGGTGAAGCAAATGCTATCACCAAGTCGAAATGGGCAAGGAGATTTAAGGCCGCAGCAGGTTTAACTGGGTTGTGGCAAGTAGAGTTAAGAGGTAACGATGGAGTTATGTCAGAAGAGGAGCGTTTTGAGTTAGATAATACCTATGCTGAGAACAATTCATTCTGGGGCGATATCAACCTTATTTTTAGAACCTTTAAAATCTTCATACAGCGCGGTAGTGTTTAA